The proteins below are encoded in one region of Engystomops pustulosus chromosome 8, aEngPut4.maternal, whole genome shotgun sequence:
- the GALNT3 gene encoding polypeptide N-acetylgalactosaminyltransferase 3: MANFKRLVLGQRFIHWKLAAATLIFMGFVFLIQKEVVDREMDELTGHGGSHVKKKKMLDMMIDAVNNLKDSVPKMQINAPEKPLETDGKRHCLPGYYTAAELKPYLERPPQDPHGPGASGKPFKLEKLSPEEEKEKEEGDKKHCFNAFASDRISLHRDLGPDTRPPECIEQKFKRCPPLPTTSIIIVFHNEAWSTLLRTVYSVMYTSPSILLKEIIMVDDASKDDYLKEKLDDYVKPFQIVKVVRQKERKGLISARLLGASVATGETLTFLDAHCECYYGWLETLLARIAENYTAVVSPDIVTIDLNTFEFGSPSPYGNNRNRGNFDWGLGFGWEMVPSLENKKRKDETYPIKTPTFAGGLFSISKEYFEHIGSYDEEMEIWGGENIEMSFRVWQCGGQLEILPCSVVGHVFRSKSPHTFPKGTQVIIRNQVRLAEVWMDGYKEIFYRRNREAANIVQQKSYGDLSKRYSLRQNLQCKNFSWYLHNVYPEMYVPDLNPLIYGDILNVGKQWCLDAGADNTHGDKPPILYTCHNLGGNQYFEYTLNHEIRHNIQKELCLRAGKGQVLLKKCSYKGKGTTVLAEEKWELQKDQVLFNAAYGMCLTGNGANPSLVPCNLADPFQQWVFRQSS; encoded by the exons ATGGCAAACTTTAAGAGACTAGTTTTGGGCCAGCGCTTTATCCACTGGAAACTTGCGGCAGCAACTCTTATTTTTATGGGATTTGTCTTCTTAATCCAAAAAGAGGTAGTTGACCGCGAGATGGACGAGCTGACGGGACACGGAGGGTCTCacgtcaaaaagaaaaaaatgctggACATGATGATAGACGCCGTCAATAATCTTAAAGACTCTGTGCCAAAAATGCAGATTAATGCACCTGAAAAACCGCTAGAAACTGATGGTAAAAGACATTGTCTACCGGGGTATTACACCGCCGCCGAGCTGAAGCCGTACCTGGAGCGGCCGCCACAGGACCCTCATGGACCTGGAGCTTCTGGAAAACCATTCAAATTGGAGAAACTCAGCCCCGAGGAAGAGAAAGAAAAGGAAGAAGGAGATAAGAAACATTGCTTTAATGCATTTGCCAGTGATAGGATTTCACTTCACCGAGACCTAGGACCCGACACGAGGCCGCCTGA GTGCATCGAGCAAAAGTTCAagcgatgtcctcctctgcccacAACCAGCATCATAATAGTGTTCCACAATGAAGCCTGGTCCACGCTGCTCCGCACAGTATACAGCGTCATGTACACGTCCCCGTCCATCCTCCTGAAGGAGATTATTATGGTGGACGATGCTAGCAAAGATG ATTATTTAAAGGAGAAGCTGGACGACTACGTGAAACCATTTCAGATTGTGAAGGTGGTCAGACAGAAGGAGAGGAAAGGCCTCATCTCTGCTCGATTGCTTGGTGCCTCGGTAGCGACTGGAGAAACATTGACGTTTCTGGATGCACATT GTGAGTGTTACTACGGTTGGCTGGAGACGCTGTTGGCAAGAATTGCCGAAAATTACACCGCCGTCGTCAGCCCCGATATCGTCACCATCGATCTCAACACTTTTGAGTTCGGAAGCCCGTCGCCCTACGGAAACAATCGCAACCGAGGGAACTTTGATTGGGGCTTAGGATTTGGATGGGAGATGGTCCCCAGTTTGGAGAACAAGAAAAGGAAAGATGAGACGTATCCGATAAA GACACCAACTTTTGCTGGAGGTCTTTTCTCAATTTCCAAGGAATACTTTGAGCACATAGGAAGTTATGATGAAGAAATGGAGATATGGGGTGGTGAAAATATAGAAATGTCTTTCAGA GTATGGCAGTGCGGAGGGCAGCTGGAAATTCTGCCCTGTTCTGTCGTTGGTCATGTATTCCGCAGTAAGAGTCCTCATACCTTCCCTAAAGGTACTCAGGTCATCATCCGGAACCAGGTCCGTCTGGCCGAAGTGTGGATGGATGGTTACAAGGAAATATTCTACCGCAGAAATCGGGAAGCTGCGAATATTGTCCAGCAG AAATCTTATGGAGATTTATCAAAAAGATACAGTTTACGACAAAACCTCCAATGCAAGAATTTTTCTTGGTATCTACATAATGTTTATCCTGAAATGTATGTGCCGGACCTGAACCCGCTCATCTATGGAGAT ATACTTAATGTCGGCAAACAGTGGTGTCTGGATGCCGGAGCAGATAACACTCATGGAGATAAACCCCCTATCTTGTACACCTGTCATAACCTTGGGGGTAACCAG tACTTTGAATATACACTTAACCATGAAATACGTCATAATATCCAAAAGGAGCTGTGCCTAAGAGCTGGGAAAGGGCAGGTCCTGCTTAAGAAGTGCAGTTACAAAGGCAAAGGAACAACTGTATTAGCTGAGGAAAAATGGGAACTTCAGAAG GATCAGGTCCTCTTCAATGCTGCATATGGAATGTGCCTGACTGGAAATGGCGCTAACCCAAGTCTTGTCCCTTGTAACCTCGCGGATCCCTTCCAACAATGGGTTTTCAGACAAAGCTCTTAA